Proteins encoded by one window of Nitrospirota bacterium:
- a CDS encoding inositol monophosphatase family protein: MNVENLRKIGRELFFEIGETRLKPFASESIGKGAAGDKTFPIDRQAEEIIVGSLESLDEPMTIVSEEMGIKESAREGMTGNGTIAVIDPIDGSKNAVSGVPFYCSSIAIAEDTTVGGVSLAYVINLLSGDEFWAERGKGAFFNGEPVHAQESDIFNLIAYETPNPKLDLPRILPLLAEARRTRCLGATALDLSYLAYGSISIFAMPSPSRPFDFAAGYLLVKEAGGLCTDMDGNSLDGVSLGVERSVPLLAAGNRALHERALTLLHG, translated from the coding sequence ATGAACGTGGAGAACCTTAGAAAGATCGGCAGGGAGCTCTTCTTCGAGATAGGAGAGACGAGACTCAAACCGTTCGCCTCCGAATCGATCGGCAAAGGGGCGGCCGGCGACAAGACCTTTCCGATCGACCGGCAGGCCGAAGAGATCATCGTCGGCTCCCTCGAATCGCTCGATGAGCCCATGACCATCGTATCGGAAGAGATGGGCATCAAGGAGTCTGCGCGCGAGGGGATGACCGGAAACGGCACCATCGCCGTGATCGATCCGATCGACGGCAGCAAGAACGCCGTCAGCGGCGTCCCCTTCTACTGCTCGTCCATCGCGATCGCCGAGGATACCACGGTGGGCGGCGTCTCGCTCGCCTATGTTATCAACCTGCTCTCGGGCGACGAATTCTGGGCGGAACGGGGCAAGGGGGCGTTCTTCAACGGCGAGCCGGTGCACGCGCAGGAAAGCGATATCTTCAATCTCATCGCCTACGAGACGCCGAACCCGAAGCTCGATCTTCCCCGCATACTCCCGCTCCTCGCCGAGGCGAGGAGGACCCGCTGCCTCGGCGCTACGGCGCTCGACCTGTCCTATCTCGCGTACGGCTCCATCAGTATCTTCGCCATGCCCTCGCCCTCGCGGCCCTTCGATTTCGCTGCCGGCTACCTGCTGGTAAAGGAGGCGGGCGGCCTCTGTACGGATATGGACGGCAATTCCCTCGACGGGGTCTCCCTCGGCGTCGAGCGGAGCGTTCCGCTGCTCGCAGCAGGAAACCGGGCACTCCATGAAAGGGCATTGACGCTTTTGCATGGCTGA
- a CDS encoding pyridoxamine 5'-phosphate oxidase family protein, with protein sequence MDTTDEIRENITSYLQSHKKMTLATVSANGRPMAHTVEYASEGVTVYFATNRSSRKVQNIRKNPHVAYTVDEDYEDWFTIKGVQVEGVATVLAERTEIGKAARLYIEKFPFIVSFPQSFEIVFVKIEPVSGFYLDYSKGFAHKERVEL encoded by the coding sequence ATGGATACGACCGACGAGATACGGGAGAACATAACCTCTTATCTCCAGTCCCATAAAAAGATGACCCTCGCGACCGTATCCGCGAACGGCAGGCCGATGGCGCACACGGTCGAGTATGCCTCCGAGGGCGTCACCGTCTATTTCGCCACGAATAGGAGCTCGAGAAAGGTACAGAATATCCGCAAGAACCCCCATGTGGCGTATACGGTCGATGAGGATTACGAGGACTGGTTCACGATCAAGGGGGTCCAGGTGGAGGGCGTCGCCACCGTGCTTGCGGAGAGGACCGAGATCGGCAAGGCGGCGCGGCTCTATATCGAGAAGTTCCCCTTTATCGTCAGCTTCCCGCAGAGCTTCGAGATCGTCTTCGTCAAGATCGAGCCGGTCTCCGGCTTCTACCTCGATTATTCGAAAGGCTTCGCTCACAAGGAGAGGGTGGAATTGTAG
- a CDS encoding ABC transporter permease: MTVPISYSVRNLWTRRLTTVLTASGMALVVFVFASILMLAEGLRKTLIATGSYDNVVVIRKGSNSEVQSGVEREQAAIIEAQPEVAIGPDGQRLLAKEVVVLISLPKRGSDKPSNVVIRGISEQSLKLRPQVKLVEGRMPKPGSSEIIAGRSIAARFRGGGIGETLRFGMRDWTVVGVFDAGSTGFSSEIWGDADQLMQAFRRPVYSSVLFKLRDSSEFTQVRERIESDPRMTVEAKRESLYYEEQSKAMATFLRILGMSLTVIFSIGAIIGAMITMYAAVATRTGEIGTLRALGFQRRSILAAFVMESLFLGFIGGLTGLFFASFMQLITISTVNFQTFSELAFSFSLTADIVVRSLLFSLVMGFIGGVLPAIKAARMNIVDALRAT; this comes from the coding sequence ATGACGGTGCCGATATCCTACAGCGTTCGGAACCTCTGGACGCGCCGGCTCACCACCGTGCTCACCGCATCGGGCATGGCCCTCGTCGTCTTCGTCTTCGCCTCGATCCTGATGCTCGCCGAGGGCCTGCGGAAGACGCTGATCGCCACGGGATCGTACGACAATGTCGTGGTCATCCGCAAGGGATCGAACTCCGAGGTCCAGAGCGGCGTCGAGCGCGAGCAGGCGGCGATCATCGAGGCGCAGCCCGAGGTCGCGATCGGCCCCGACGGGCAGCGTCTCCTCGCAAAGGAGGTGGTGGTGCTCATCAGCCTTCCGAAGCGGGGCAGCGACAAGCCCTCGAACGTCGTGATCAGGGGTATCTCGGAGCAGTCGCTGAAATTGCGGCCGCAGGTGAAGCTCGTAGAAGGACGCATGCCGAAGCCGGGCTCGTCCGAGATCATCGCCGGCCGGAGCATCGCCGCGCGGTTCAGGGGAGGCGGCATCGGGGAGACACTCCGCTTCGGCATGCGAGACTGGACCGTGGTGGGGGTCTTCGATGCAGGGAGCACCGGCTTCAGCTCCGAGATCTGGGGCGATGCCGACCAGCTCATGCAGGCCTTCCGCAGGCCGGTCTACTCGTCGGTGCTCTTCAAACTGCGGGACTCCTCGGAGTTCACTCAGGTGCGGGAGCGCATCGAGAGCGACCCGCGCATGACCGTCGAGGCCAAACGGGAATCGCTCTACTATGAGGAGCAGTCGAAGGCGATGGCGACGTTCCTCCGCATCCTCGGCATGTCGCTGACGGTCATCTTCTCGATCGGCGCGATCATCGGGGCGATGATCACCATGTATGCCGCCGTGGCGACCCGCACGGGAGAGATCGGCACCCTGCGCGCCCTGGGGTTCCAGCGGCGGAGCATCCTGGCAGCCTTCGTCATGGAGTCGCTTTTCCTGGGCTTCATCGGCGGGCTGACCGGGCTCTTCTTCGCCTCCTTCATGCAGCTGATTACCATCTCGACCGTCAACTTCCAGACCTTTTCGGAGCTCGCCTTCTCTTTTTCGCTCACCGCCGATATCGTCGTCCGCTCCCTGCTCTTCTCCCTCGTCATGGGGTTCATCGGCGGCGTGCTCCCCGCGATCAAGGCCGCGCGGATGAATATCGTCGACGCCTTGAGAGCGACATAG
- a CDS encoding FtsX-like permease family protein, giving the protein MYLLKLLVRNAFRHRLRSSLTILGMTVAILAFGLLRTVISAWYAGVEASAANRLVVRNAISLVFQLPISYKEKIRQVEGVEIVSAGNWFGGIYIDEKNFFANFAVEPKPYLELYPEFVLPPGQETDFVRDRKAAVAGRTLAQKYGWEIGDTITLKGTIYPGNWDFVLRGIYTGRYESTDESQFFFHWDYLNEMMKKVTPRRADQAGFFLVGIDNPNRAAEVAVAIDALFKNSLAETLTETEKAFQLSFISMTEAIVMAIQLVSFVVIIIIMAVVANTMAMTARERIGEYAIFKALGFRSYHIAGLIFGESLVISLLGCALGIAATFPAAEAFGNALSTYFPIFNVAVETIYMDIAAAFVVGIVAAIVPTWRAVSIRIADGLRRIG; this is encoded by the coding sequence ATGTATCTTCTTAAGCTCCTCGTCAGGAACGCCTTCCGGCACAGGCTCCGCTCCTCGCTCACCATTCTCGGCATGACCGTCGCCATCCTCGCCTTCGGCCTCCTGCGGACGGTGATCAGCGCCTGGTATGCCGGGGTCGAGGCGTCCGCAGCCAACCGCCTGGTCGTCAGGAACGCCATATCGCTCGTCTTCCAGCTGCCGATCTCGTACAAGGAGAAGATCCGCCAGGTCGAGGGTGTCGAGATCGTCTCCGCCGGCAACTGGTTCGGCGGCATCTACATCGACGAGAAGAATTTCTTCGCCAATTTCGCGGTCGAGCCGAAGCCCTATCTCGAGCTCTATCCCGAGTTCGTCCTCCCGCCCGGTCAGGAGACCGACTTTGTCCGCGACCGCAAGGCCGCGGTGGCGGGGCGCACGCTCGCGCAGAAGTACGGATGGGAGATCGGCGATACTATTACGCTGAAAGGCACCATCTATCCCGGCAACTGGGACTTCGTACTGCGCGGCATCTACACCGGCCGCTACGAGAGCACCGACGAGAGCCAGTTCTTTTTCCACTGGGACTACCTGAACGAGATGATGAAGAAGGTGACGCCCCGCCGCGCGGACCAGGCCGGGTTCTTCCTGGTTGGCATCGACAACCCGAACCGCGCCGCCGAGGTGGCGGTGGCGATCGATGCCCTGTTCAAGAATTCTCTCGCCGAGACGCTCACCGAGACCGAGAAGGCCTTCCAGCTCAGCTTCATCTCGATGACCGAGGCGATCGTCATGGCCATACAGCTCGTCTCGTTCGTCGTGATCATCATTATCATGGCGGTCGTCGCCAATACCATGGCGATGACCGCACGGGAGCGGATCGGGGAGTACGCCATATTCAAGGCCCTCGGGTTCCGGAGCTATCACATCGCAGGGCTGATCTTCGGCGAGTCGCTGGTCATCTCGCTGCTCGGCTGCGCCCTCGGGATTGCGGCGACCTTTCCTGCTGCAGAGGCCTTCGGCAACGCCCTCAGCACCTATTTCCCGATCTTCAATGTGGCTGTCGAGACCATCTATATGGATATCGCCGCCGCGTTTGTAGTCGGTATCGTCGCTGCCATAGTGCCGACCTGGCGGGCCGTCAGCATACGCATCGCCGACGGCCTGAGGAGGATCGGCTGA
- a CDS encoding ABC transporter ATP-binding protein: MEQTRHPIVEIRNIYKSYQRGSQVIPVLENITLDIAEGDFLALMGPSGSGKSTLLNLIAGIDSADSGSITVGGVEITALPEAELARWRATNVGFIFQFYNLIPVLTAFENVELPLLLTGLSKQERREHVAMALQVVNLADRMDHYPSQLSGGQQQRVAIARAVVTDPTVLVADEPTGDLDRVSAGEVLGLMDRLNAESGKTIIMVTHDPRAAERAHHMLHLEKGVLNVSS; this comes from the coding sequence ATGGAACAAACAAGACACCCTATCGTCGAGATCAGGAACATCTACAAGTCCTACCAGAGGGGCAGCCAGGTCATCCCGGTGCTCGAAAACATCACCCTCGATATCGCCGAGGGTGACTTCCTCGCCCTGATGGGACCCTCCGGCTCGGGGAAGAGCACGCTGCTGAACCTCATCGCCGGCATCGACAGCGCCGACAGCGGGAGCATCACGGTGGGCGGCGTCGAGATCACGGCCCTGCCCGAAGCGGAGCTCGCCCGGTGGCGGGCGACCAACGTGGGCTTTATCTTTCAGTTCTACAACCTCATCCCGGTGCTGACCGCGTTCGAGAACGTGGAGCTGCCGCTGCTGCTGACCGGACTCTCGAAGCAGGAGCGGCGGGAGCATGTAGCGATGGCGCTCCAGGTGGTGAATCTCGCCGACAGGATGGACCATTATCCCTCGCAGCTGTCGGGCGGGCAGCAGCAGCGGGTGGCGATCGCGCGCGCCGTCGTGACCGACCCGACGGTGCTGGTCGCGGACGAGCCGACGGGCGACCTTGACCGCGTCTCGGCAGGCGAGGTGCTGGGTCTCATGGACCGCCTGAATGCCGAGTCGGGCAAGACGATCATCATGGTGACGCACGATCCCAGGGCAGCGGAAAGGGCGCATCACATGCTTCATCTCGAGAAGGGTGTCCTGAATGTATCTTCTTAA
- a CDS encoding efflux RND transporter periplasmic adaptor subunit, with protein MANEDLSKLRIDKSSAGFRPARRRKPFYWIAAGVVILALVVLYASGVFTPAAAVRVATVSQTYPYQAQTVLNASGYVVAQRKAAVSAKTTGRLVWLGVEEGSRVRKGEIIARLESEDVAAARNEAAARLNVARSELEQAQAELRDAEASFTREKGLLEQGYTTRAEYDAALARYRKAEAAVEGARAAIRAAQAALRRADVNVEYTLIRAPFDAVVLTKNADVGDIITPIGAAANVQAAVVTIADMESLQVEADVSESNIGKIRTDQPSVIQLDALPESRFDGAVHMVVPTADRTKATVMVKVRFLEKDKRILPQMSAKVAFLSQPVPEKEQYPRVTVNPAAVVSRNGRSVVFVVREDRAVLTAVTLGSRIGDVVEVLSGVKPGDRVVVNPPEGLKSGAAITIEEK; from the coding sequence ATGGCCAATGAGGATCTTTCGAAATTACGTATTGATAAATCGTCCGCGGGATTCCGTCCTGCACGGCGCAGGAAACCGTTCTACTGGATAGCGGCGGGTGTCGTCATCCTCGCGCTGGTCGTTCTCTATGCGAGCGGCGTCTTCACGCCTGCGGCAGCGGTCAGGGTGGCGACCGTTTCGCAGACCTATCCCTACCAGGCGCAGACGGTCCTTAACGCGAGCGGGTATGTCGTGGCCCAGCGCAAGGCCGCGGTCTCGGCGAAGACCACCGGCAGGCTCGTCTGGCTCGGCGTCGAGGAGGGGAGCCGCGTAAGAAAAGGAGAGATCATCGCCAGGCTCGAGAGCGAGGATGTGGCAGCAGCGAGGAACGAAGCAGCCGCCCGGCTGAACGTGGCCCGCTCGGAGCTCGAGCAGGCGCAGGCCGAGTTGCGCGATGCCGAAGCCAGCTTCACCCGCGAGAAGGGGCTGCTCGAGCAGGGCTATACGACCAGGGCGGAGTACGATGCCGCGCTCGCCCGTTACCGGAAGGCGGAGGCCGCGGTCGAAGGTGCCCGGGCCGCGATCAGGGCTGCACAGGCTGCGCTCAGGAGGGCCGATGTCAACGTGGAGTATACGCTGATCCGCGCTCCGTTCGACGCCGTCGTCCTGACGAAGAATGCCGATGTAGGAGACATCATTACCCCTATCGGCGCTGCCGCCAATGTCCAGGCTGCGGTCGTGACCATCGCCGATATGGAGTCGCTCCAGGTCGAGGCCGATGTCTCCGAATCGAATATCGGCAAGATCAGGACGGACCAGCCGAGCGTAATACAGCTCGATGCGCTGCCCGAGAGCCGCTTCGACGGCGCAGTTCATATGGTCGTCCCCACTGCGGACCGGACCAAGGCGACGGTCATGGTCAAGGTCCGTTTTCTCGAGAAGGATAAACGCATACTGCCCCAGATGAGCGCGAAGGTCGCCTTCCTCTCCCAGCCGGTGCCCGAGAAGGAGCAGTATCCGCGGGTGACGGTGAATCCCGCTGCCGTCGTCTCCCGCAACGGCAGGAGCGTCGTATTCGTGGTAAGGGAAGACCGGGCGGTGCTGACCGCGGTTACGCTCGGAAGCCGCATCGGCGATGTCGTCGAGGTCCTGAGCGGGGTGAAGCCGGGCGACCGGGTCGTCGTCAACCCTCCCGAAGGGCTCAAGAGCGGCGCAGCGATAACAATCGAAGAGAAATGA
- the nifK gene encoding nitrogenase molybdenum-iron protein subunit beta, with protein MKAMKLMQVKDHNDLFREQEYLEQFERKREFERPWPAETVQEVAEWTKTEEYKEKNFARQHIKINPAKACQPLGAIFCAAGFAGTMPFVQGAQGCVAYFRSHLNRHFKEPLAAISTSMTEDAAVFGGLNNMLEGLENAYALYKPKMLAVSTTCIAEVIGDDLNAYVKAARDKGAIPKDLPVPFAHTPSFVGSQITGYDNQLKAILSTITAGKKGEPNGTVNIIPGFDTYTGDYREMKRLLDIMGVKHTILADVSDTFDSPNTGEYKLYPGGTPLAGAADSINARATIALQKYSTLKTMEYIRKEWEQKTAVLPPIGIKNTDAFFEALSAITGKPVPREIEDERGRAVDAMVDSHAYVHGKRFAFVGDPDLLLGLIGFVMEMGGVPVHIVCTNGDRKFEEEAAALLAESPFGSEGKVYVNKDMWHLRSLLFTDPVDLLIGNSYAKFLWRDTGTPLVRIGFPLFDRHHLHRYPVIGYQGVINLVNWVVNTVLDEMDRKTMHTTSFDVIR; from the coding sequence ATGAAAGCGATGAAGCTGATGCAGGTGAAAGACCACAACGACCTGTTCCGGGAGCAGGAGTACCTCGAGCAATTCGAGCGGAAGAGGGAGTTCGAGAGGCCGTGGCCTGCCGAAACGGTGCAGGAGGTCGCGGAGTGGACGAAGACCGAGGAGTACAAGGAGAAGAACTTCGCCCGGCAGCACATAAAGATCAACCCTGCCAAGGCGTGCCAGCCGCTGGGGGCGATCTTCTGCGCAGCGGGGTTCGCCGGGACCATGCCGTTTGTCCAGGGAGCGCAGGGCTGCGTCGCCTACTTCAGGAGCCACCTGAACCGGCACTTCAAGGAGCCGCTGGCAGCGATCTCTACCTCGATGACCGAAGACGCAGCCGTCTTCGGAGGCCTCAACAACATGCTCGAGGGCCTCGAGAATGCGTACGCCCTCTATAAACCCAAGATGCTCGCCGTCTCGACCACCTGCATCGCCGAGGTGATCGGCGACGACCTGAATGCGTACGTGAAGGCGGCGCGGGACAAGGGCGCCATCCCGAAGGACCTGCCGGTGCCCTTCGCCCATACGCCGAGCTTCGTCGGCTCGCAGATCACGGGGTACGACAACCAGCTCAAGGCGATCCTCTCGACCATCACCGCGGGCAAGAAGGGCGAGCCGAACGGCACGGTCAATATCATCCCCGGCTTCGACACCTACACGGGAGACTACCGCGAGATGAAGCGGCTCCTCGACATCATGGGCGTGAAGCATACGATTCTCGCGGATGTGAGCGACACCTTCGATTCGCCCAACACGGGCGAGTACAAGCTCTATCCCGGCGGCACGCCGCTCGCCGGCGCGGCGGACTCGATCAATGCACGGGCGACCATCGCGCTCCAGAAATATTCGACCCTGAAGACCATGGAGTACATAAGGAAGGAGTGGGAGCAGAAGACGGCGGTCCTGCCCCCGATCGGCATAAAGAACACCGACGCCTTCTTCGAAGCACTGAGCGCCATCACCGGGAAGCCGGTACCCCGGGAGATCGAGGATGAACGGGGCCGGGCGGTCGATGCGATGGTCGACTCCCATGCCTATGTCCACGGCAAGCGGTTTGCGTTCGTGGGCGATCCCGACCTCCTGCTCGGACTGATCGGCTTCGTGATGGAGATGGGCGGCGTCCCGGTCCACATCGTCTGCACCAACGGCGACAGGAAGTTCGAAGAGGAGGCGGCCGCCCTCCTCGCGGAGAGCCCGTTCGGCAGCGAGGGAAAGGTCTACGTCAACAAGGATATGTGGCACCTGCGCTCCCTGCTGTTCACCGATCCCGTCGATCTGCTCATCGGGAACTCCTATGCGAAGTTCCTCTGGAGGGATACCGGCACCCCGCTCGTCAGGATAGGGTTCCCCCTCTTCGACCGGCATCATCTCCACCGCTACCCGGTCATCGGCTACCAGGGCGTGATCAACCTCGTGAACTGGGTGGTCAATACGGTCCTCGACGAGATGGATCGAAAGACCATGCACACCACGAGCTTCGACGTTATCAGATGA
- the nifD gene encoding nitrogenase molybdenum-iron protein alpha chain — translation MSTAIKDTQKMIEEVLEAYPEKAKKDRAKHLAANDPSGQCSACQVKSNIKSRPGVMTVRGCAYAGAKGVVWGPVKDQITVSHGPIGCGQYSWWSRRNYYNGQTGIDTFGAMQFTTDFQEKDIVYGGDKGLDAALHELKELFPLAKGIGILSECPVGLIGDDIEAVAKKVQKEFKMPIVPVRCEGFRGVSQSLGHHIANDTIKDHVLGTGQLDTSTPYDVALIGDYNIGGDAWASRKILEEMGLRVIAQWTGDASVNEMGIAHKAKLNLIHCYRSMNYICRHMEEEYGIPWVEFNFFGPTKIYESIRKIASLFDDTVKEKAEQLIAKYKPLMDEVIATYRPKLEGRKVMLYVGGLRPRHTIGAYEDLGMEVVASGYEFGHSDDYKRTYPEMKEGAVIMDDATLYELEELTRRLRPDMVGSGIKEKYSYHKLGVPFRQMHSWDYSGPYHGFDGFPVFARDMDMTVNSPTWSLIRRKK, via the coding sequence ATGAGCACGGCGATCAAAGATACGCAGAAAATGATAGAGGAGGTCCTGGAAGCCTACCCGGAAAAGGCGAAGAAGGACCGGGCGAAGCACCTGGCTGCCAACGATCCGAGCGGCCAGTGCAGCGCCTGCCAGGTCAAGTCGAACATCAAGTCGCGGCCTGGCGTCATGACGGTCAGGGGATGCGCCTATGCAGGGGCGAAGGGCGTCGTCTGGGGACCGGTGAAGGACCAGATCACCGTCAGCCACGGCCCCATCGGGTGCGGGCAGTACAGCTGGTGGTCGCGGAGGAACTACTACAACGGACAGACCGGTATCGATACGTTCGGCGCCATGCAGTTCACCACCGACTTCCAGGAGAAGGATATCGTCTACGGAGGAGACAAGGGGCTCGACGCGGCGCTGCACGAGCTGAAGGAGCTCTTCCCGCTCGCCAAAGGCATCGGGATCCTTTCGGAATGCCCGGTAGGACTCATCGGGGATGACATCGAGGCAGTGGCGAAGAAGGTGCAGAAGGAGTTCAAGATGCCGATCGTGCCGGTGCGGTGCGAGGGGTTCAGGGGGGTGAGCCAGTCCCTCGGGCACCACATCGCGAACGACACGATCAAGGACCATGTGCTCGGCACGGGACAGCTCGATACCTCGACTCCTTACGACGTGGCGCTTATCGGCGACTACAACATCGGCGGCGATGCCTGGGCGTCGAGGAAGATCCTCGAAGAGATGGGTCTCAGGGTCATCGCCCAGTGGACTGGGGACGCCTCGGTCAACGAGATGGGCATCGCCCACAAGGCGAAGCTGAACCTCATCCACTGCTACCGTTCGATGAACTACATCTGCCGGCACATGGAAGAGGAGTACGGGATACCCTGGGTCGAGTTCAACTTCTTCGGCCCGACCAAGATATACGAGAGCATCAGGAAGATCGCCTCCCTCTTCGACGATACGGTAAAGGAGAAGGCCGAGCAGCTGATCGCGAAGTACAAACCCCTGATGGACGAGGTGATCGCAACGTACCGGCCGAAGCTCGAAGGCAGGAAGGTGATGCTCTATGTGGGCGGCCTGCGGCCGCGGCATACGATCGGCGCCTACGAGGACCTCGGGATGGAGGTCGTGGCGTCGGGCTACGAGTTCGGCCACAGCGACGACTACAAGAGGACCTATCCCGAGATGAAAGAGGGCGCGGTCATCATGGACGACGCCACGCTCTACGAGCTGGAGGAGCTCACGAGGAGGCTCAGGCCCGATATGGTCGGCTCGGGCATCAAGGAGAAGTACTCCTACCATAAGCTGGGAGTGCCCTTCAGGCAGATGCACTCATGGGACTACTCGGGCCCCTATCACGGCTTCGACGGCTTCCCGGTATTCGCGCGCGATATGGACATGACGGTGAACAGCCCGACCTGGAGCCTTATACGGAGGAAGAAATGA
- the nifH gene encoding nitrogenase iron protein, with protein MRQIAIYGKGGIGKSTTTQNTVAGLSEAGYKCMIVGCDPKADATRLILHKKAQATVMDMARERGTVEDLEIDEVLLTGFKGIRCAESGGPEPGVGCAGRGVITAINFLEENGAYEADTDFVFYDVLGDVVCGGFAMPIREGKAKEIYIVTSGEMMAMYAANNISRGILKYAQSGGVRLGGLICNSRKTDKEYELISELARRLNTQMIHFVPRDNQVQRAELRRMTVIEYSPEHPQADEYRALAKKIAENRNLVIPTPLSMDELEQLLMDFGILENEEAAA; from the coding sequence ATGAGACAGATAGCGATTTACGGCAAAGGCGGCATAGGAAAGTCGACGACCACGCAGAACACGGTGGCGGGGCTTTCAGAGGCAGGGTACAAATGCATGATCGTGGGCTGCGACCCGAAGGCTGACGCAACGCGGCTGATACTCCACAAGAAAGCCCAGGCGACGGTGATGGATATGGCGCGGGAGCGCGGCACGGTCGAGGATCTCGAGATAGACGAGGTGCTGCTCACCGGTTTCAAGGGCATCCGGTGCGCCGAGTCGGGCGGGCCCGAGCCGGGCGTCGGGTGCGCGGGCCGCGGCGTCATCACCGCCATCAACTTCCTCGAGGAGAACGGCGCCTATGAAGCGGACACCGACTTCGTCTTCTACGATGTCCTCGGCGACGTCGTCTGCGGCGGGTTCGCGATGCCGATCAGGGAGGGGAAGGCGAAAGAGATCTACATCGTCACCTCGGGCGAGATGATGGCCATGTACGCGGCGAACAACATTTCGCGGGGCATCCTCAAATACGCGCAGAGCGGCGGGGTGAGGCTCGGGGGCCTCATCTGCAACAGCAGGAAGACCGACAAGGAGTACGAGCTCATTTCCGAGCTCGCCAGGAGGCTGAATACCCAGATGATCCATTTTGTCCCGAGGGACAACCAGGTACAGCGGGCCGAGCTGAGGAGAATGACCGTGATCGAATATTCGCCCGAACACCCGCAGGCGGACGAGTACCGGGCGCTGGCCAAGAAGATCGCCGAGAACAGGAACCTGGTGATTCCGACCCCGCTCAGCATGGACGAGCTCGAACAGCTGCTCATGGATTTCGGCATACTCGAGAACGAAGAGGCGGCAGCGTAA
- a CDS encoding DUF6516 family protein, producing the protein MKADLLEHTKLVDDAGNIVEIKLWKLQAPTTDKPHGYKYSLVYIVDDLRVIGYDNAESKGDPGILERW; encoded by the coding sequence ATGAAGGCCGATTTGCTTGAACATACAAAGCTCGTAGACGATGCGGGCAATATTGTCGAGATTAAGTTGTGGAAATTGCAGGCGCCGACCACAGATAAGCCGCATGGCTATAAGTATTCTCTGGTCTACATAGTCGATGATCTCAGGGTGATTGGCTATGACAATGCAGAGAGCAAAGGAGACCCCGGCATATTAGAGAGGTGGTGA